Proteins co-encoded in one Thermoplasmata archaeon genomic window:
- a CDS encoding DUF3303 family protein, with protein sequence MSLFVVEHRHPADRCPAGNPQMAPFLLQILSPANAQKAGLTLVGDAVARGQHHLYVLIEGPSESAVRSYLGPFAQAGSLDVIPASSCEEVVSRGAC encoded by the coding sequence ATGTCGCTGTTCGTCGTCGAGCATCGCCACCCGGCCGACCGCTGCCCCGCGGGCAACCCCCAGATGGCACCGTTCCTGCTGCAGATCCTCTCGCCGGCCAACGCCCAGAAGGCCGGGCTCACGCTCGTCGGCGACGCGGTCGCGCGCGGGCAGCACCACCTCTACGTCCTCATCGAGGGGCCGAGCGAGTCGGCCGTGCGCAGCTACCTGGGACCGTTCGCCCAGGCCGGCAGCCTCGACGTGATCCCCGCCTCTTCGTGCGAGGAGGTCGTGAGCCGCGGCGCCTGCTGA
- a CDS encoding 30S ribosomal protein S13: MNSAPKESKEAETPTAAADADAGAEAPTEKAAKKERGGKSREGKDAKEPKEAKKAKVAPGVTGKVAKFVPDNPNFRYIVRVANTDLDGTRPVRLALTGVRGVGPRLAEVACRLSGVVATERIGNLPEATVEGLESTLGSLPAKVPPWMINHPHEPVQGESIHYIGADLDTRRRDDVNQMKMIRSYRGVRHERGQKVRGQRTRSNGRTGMAAGVLKKAAKEAAAAASREESAPAAPAAPAPAAKKE; encoded by the coding sequence GTGAACTCCGCGCCCAAGGAGTCGAAGGAAGCCGAGACGCCGACCGCCGCGGCCGACGCGGACGCCGGGGCGGAGGCCCCGACGGAGAAGGCGGCCAAGAAGGAGCGCGGCGGCAAGTCGCGCGAGGGCAAGGACGCCAAAGAGCCGAAGGAGGCCAAGAAGGCGAAGGTGGCCCCCGGCGTGACCGGCAAGGTCGCCAAGTTCGTGCCGGACAACCCCAACTTCCGCTACATCGTGCGCGTGGCCAACACCGACCTCGACGGCACGCGGCCGGTCCGGCTCGCCCTCACCGGCGTTCGCGGCGTGGGGCCGCGGTTGGCGGAGGTCGCCTGTCGTCTGTCCGGGGTCGTCGCGACCGAGCGTATCGGCAACCTTCCCGAGGCAACGGTCGAGGGGCTGGAGAGCACGCTCGGCTCGCTGCCGGCCAAGGTCCCGCCGTGGATGATCAACCATCCCCACGAGCCCGTCCAGGGCGAGTCGATCCACTACATCGGCGCCGATCTCGATACGCGACGGCGCGACGATGTCAACCAGATGAAGATGATCCGCAGCTACCGCGGGGTGCGTCACGAGCGGGGCCAGAAGGTTCGGGGCCAGCGCACGCGCTCGAACGGCCGGACGGGCATGGCGGCCGGGGTGCTGAAGAAGGCCGCGAAGGAAGCGGCGGCGGCCGCGTCGCGCGAGGAGTCCGCGCCGGCTGCGCCGGCCGCGCCGGCGCCCGCGGCCAAGAAGGAGTGA
- a CDS encoding thioredoxin domain-containing protein: MPGTEGKKAATSTAGVRAGREPEVSPLLPDLVLPIEARDHHRNAANARCSLVEYGDYESPGCRASLGVVRELLDDLGDELCYAYRHFPQLEVHPHAASAAEAAEAADLQAKFWLMHDRLFDHQDELAPALYRRLAAELPVDVAHFERDLASGAPARRVAGDLEEGRRLGVVETPTFFVNGRMHVGSYEFEALRAALVAVPGG, from the coding sequence ATGCCGGGCACCGAGGGGAAGAAGGCGGCGACGTCGACCGCGGGGGTGCGCGCCGGGCGCGAGCCCGAGGTGAGCCCGCTGCTCCCCGACCTCGTCCTGCCCATCGAGGCGCGGGACCACCACCGCAACGCCGCGAACGCACGCTGCTCGCTCGTCGAGTACGGCGACTACGAGTCCCCCGGGTGCCGGGCATCGCTCGGCGTGGTGCGGGAGCTTCTCGACGACCTCGGGGACGAGCTGTGTTACGCGTATCGGCATTTCCCACAGCTCGAGGTGCATCCGCACGCCGCCAGCGCGGCCGAGGCCGCGGAGGCCGCCGACCTCCAGGCGAAGTTCTGGCTGATGCACGATCGCCTGTTCGATCATCAGGACGAGCTCGCGCCCGCCCTCTACCGGCGGCTCGCAGCGGAGCTGCCGGTCGACGTCGCCCACTTCGAGCGTGACCTCGCCTCGGGCGCGCCGGCCCGGCGCGTCGCGGGGGATCTCGAGGAGGGGCGACGGCTCGGCGTCGTCGAGACCCCGACGTTCTTCGTCAACGGCCGGATGCACGTCGGCTCCTACGAGTTCGAGGCGCTGCGCGCGGCGCTCGTGGCCGTCCCCGGCGGCTAG
- a CDS encoding 30S ribosomal protein S11 → MAKIGIAHIYASYNNIHITVTDITGAETLAKATGGMVVKAARDESSPYAAMKAADQIAAVLKEKGYETLHVRVRAPGGNRSRSPGPGAQAAIRALARAGVKIQRIEDVTPIPHDGTKPKGGRRGRRM, encoded by the coding sequence ATGGCGAAGATCGGGATCGCGCACATCTACGCCAGCTACAACAACATCCACATCACGGTCACCGACATCACCGGCGCCGAGACCCTGGCGAAGGCGACGGGCGGGATGGTCGTCAAGGCGGCGCGGGACGAGTCGAGCCCGTACGCCGCGATGAAGGCGGCCGACCAGATCGCGGCGGTCCTCAAGGAGAAGGGCTACGAGACCCTCCACGTGCGCGTGCGCGCGCCCGGCGGCAACCGCTCCCGCTCTCCGGGCCCGGGGGCCCAGGCGGCGATCCGCGCGCTCGCCCGCGCCGGCGTGAAGATCCAGCGCATCGAGGACGTGACCCCGATCCCGCACGACGGCACGAAGCCGAAGGGCGGGCGTCGCGGCCGGCGGATGTGA
- a CDS encoding MFS transporter, whose product MVGSGRTRGRGLLSRYGDLFGRPSFRPFLAVGALQFAAPSTVLVILIYAVTMAYPAADRATYAPLALAFLGLSSALPTLLTALFAGAIADRHDRGELMRTINMISILATAAATADFLFAPGARVPVPGPAGFYLPLWLLLTYPCWGAIVVTSTLFRPAFNSSVPKIVDPVDLGRANGVIYSTAAILSAAGTLSVGGLLSVSSATFAFVVPFLLFFATQATLLLVRADLSVPRSGRRRAVLSEAKEGFVYLGRRRELLQITVAALLVNFFSAVALVELGLYVGLWLGLSAGVWYGAIVTASTLGVAVGFVLISRFRFEPSAGRTIIALTACMGLALFALGLVRSIWLALPIMFVYGMMPGMIQTVVLSTIQATVPDAMMGRVFSADEVGSYALVPFGQGTGGLLTLEIGVQGTYLAAGGAIGVFGLVMATGFGALRRLGFHPRSAEPVSADGEAAASS is encoded by the coding sequence GTGGTCGGGTCGGGTCGGACGCGGGGGAGGGGGCTCCTGAGCCGATACGGCGACCTCTTCGGGCGGCCGTCGTTCCGGCCGTTCCTAGCGGTCGGGGCGCTCCAGTTCGCGGCACCGTCGACCGTTCTCGTGATCCTGATCTACGCGGTGACAATGGCCTACCCGGCGGCCGACCGCGCCACCTACGCGCCACTCGCGCTCGCCTTCCTCGGCCTATCCTCGGCCCTCCCGACCCTCCTGACCGCGCTGTTCGCCGGGGCGATCGCGGACCGCCACGATCGCGGCGAGCTGATGCGCACGATCAACATGATCTCCATCCTCGCGACCGCCGCGGCGACCGCGGACTTCCTCTTCGCGCCGGGGGCGCGCGTGCCGGTCCCGGGCCCCGCCGGCTTCTACCTGCCCCTGTGGCTCCTGCTGACCTACCCCTGCTGGGGCGCGATCGTCGTCACCTCCACGCTCTTCCGGCCGGCGTTCAACAGCTCGGTCCCGAAGATCGTCGACCCGGTGGACCTCGGGCGGGCCAACGGCGTGATCTACTCGACGGCCGCGATCCTCTCGGCGGCCGGCACGCTCAGCGTCGGCGGCCTGTTGAGCGTCTCGAGCGCGACGTTCGCCTTCGTCGTGCCGTTCCTGCTCTTCTTCGCGACCCAGGCGACGCTGCTGCTCGTGCGGGCCGACCTCTCCGTGCCGCGCTCCGGGCGTCGACGCGCGGTCCTCTCCGAGGCGAAGGAGGGCTTCGTCTACCTCGGACGGCGACGCGAGCTCCTTCAGATCACGGTCGCCGCACTGCTCGTGAACTTCTTCAGCGCGGTCGCGCTCGTCGAGCTGGGCCTGTACGTCGGATTGTGGCTCGGCCTGTCCGCCGGCGTATGGTACGGCGCGATCGTCACGGCGTCGACGCTCGGGGTCGCGGTCGGCTTCGTGCTGATCTCGCGCTTCCGCTTCGAACCGAGCGCGGGCCGGACGATCATCGCGTTGACGGCCTGCATGGGGCTCGCGCTGTTCGCGCTCGGCCTCGTGCGCTCGATCTGGCTCGCGCTGCCGATCATGTTCGTCTACGGGATGATGCCGGGGATGATCCAGACGGTCGTCCTGTCGACGATCCAGGCGACCGTGCCCGACGCGATGATGGGGCGGGTCTTCTCGGCGGACGAGGTCGGCAGCTACGCCCTCGTGCCGTTCGGTCAGGGCACGGGCGGGCTCCTCACCCTCGAGATCGGGGTCCAGGGCACCTACCTCGCGGCCGGCGGGGCGATCGGGGTGTTCGGCCTCGTGATGGCGACTGGTTTCGGTGCGCTGCGCCGCCTCGGCTTCCACCCCCGCTCGGCCGAGCCCGTGTCGGCCGACGGGGAGGCCGCCGCGAGCAGCTAG
- a CDS encoding methyltransferase: protein MTDDDGSRPDGEPYFAERPRSRPRPAELRFLYRGELLSFRVDRGVFAAHRLDPGTDLLIQNLGVGPRDRVLDLGCGWGAVGVAAAASASEGRVILTEVNRRAAHLAEENLARNHLTNAEVRVGPFFEPVVADQFDTIATNPPYRVGRRHVLRILSEAPAHLAPGGRLLLVGKGSTGIRYYQAWLSDHFPGTVTVLDRASGYRVLEARRAAASRHR from the coding sequence ATGACGGACGATGACGGCTCGCGGCCGGACGGCGAGCCGTACTTCGCCGAGCGGCCCCGATCCCGCCCGCGGCCGGCCGAGCTGCGCTTCCTGTACCGGGGCGAGCTCCTGTCGTTCCGGGTCGACCGGGGCGTCTTCGCTGCCCACCGGCTGGACCCCGGCACGGACCTGCTGATCCAGAACCTGGGCGTCGGGCCACGGGACCGCGTCCTCGATCTCGGATGCGGCTGGGGGGCGGTCGGGGTCGCGGCCGCGGCGAGCGCGAGCGAGGGGCGCGTCATCCTCACCGAGGTGAACCGGCGCGCGGCCCATCTCGCCGAGGAGAACCTCGCGCGCAACCATCTGACGAACGCGGAGGTGCGCGTCGGCCCGTTCTTCGAGCCGGTCGTCGCGGACCAGTTCGACACGATCGCGACGAACCCCCCGTACCGGGTGGGACGCCGCCACGTCCTGCGCATCCTTTCAGAGGCACCGGCGCATCTTGCCCCCGGCGGTCGTCTGCTCCTCGTCGGCAAGGGGAGCACGGGCATCCGCTACTACCAGGCGTGGCTCTCGGACCACTTTCCCGGAACCGTGACCGTGCTCGATCGGGCATCCGGCTACCGGGTGCTCGAGGCCCGCCGCGCGGCCGCCAGCCGCCACAGGTAG
- a CDS encoding DNA-directed RNA polymerase subunit D encodes MPVTIQELKPRSTLLEFEGPSASQVNAIRRTLLADVPKLAIEDVEFHLGPIRDEASGKDYDSSTSMFDEAVALRLGLLPIPTDLGQFHRKAECTCGGAGCPHCQVIYSIDRKGPCTVYAKDVVPLGDASLAILEPDVPIVRLGARQALLAYATAVVGSARDHAKWQVAHAVGMYPRPHVHIAKKEGCSDACLKRTAASCPVHILEFSGGKLSVTDEPRCIDCGACEQTCEHGSIKIEPDDERFFLRFETDGSLTPREALRYSLKELKRRFEDLRETLQSIP; translated from the coding sequence ATGCCGGTCACGATCCAAGAGCTGAAGCCGCGCTCCACCCTGCTCGAGTTCGAGGGCCCGAGCGCCTCGCAGGTGAACGCCATCCGGCGGACGCTGCTCGCCGACGTGCCGAAGCTCGCGATCGAGGACGTCGAGTTCCACCTCGGCCCCATCCGCGACGAGGCGTCGGGGAAGGACTACGACTCCTCGACGAGCATGTTCGACGAGGCGGTCGCGCTGCGGCTCGGTCTGCTGCCGATCCCGACCGACCTCGGCCAGTTCCACCGCAAGGCAGAATGCACGTGCGGCGGCGCGGGCTGCCCGCACTGCCAGGTGATCTACTCCATCGACCGCAAGGGCCCGTGCACCGTCTACGCCAAGGACGTCGTGCCGCTCGGCGACGCCTCGCTCGCGATCCTCGAGCCGGACGTGCCGATCGTGCGCCTCGGCGCCCGCCAGGCGCTCCTCGCCTACGCGACCGCGGTCGTGGGCAGCGCCCGCGATCACGCAAAGTGGCAGGTGGCCCACGCGGTCGGGATGTACCCGCGGCCGCACGTCCACATCGCCAAGAAGGAAGGGTGCAGCGACGCCTGCCTGAAGCGGACCGCGGCGAGCTGCCCGGTCCACATCCTCGAGTTCTCCGGCGGCAAGCTCTCCGTCACCGACGAGCCCCGGTGCATCGACTGCGGGGCGTGCGAGCAAACGTGTGAGCACGGCTCGATCAAGATCGAGCCCGACGACGAGCGCTTCTTCCTGCGCTTCGAGACCGACGGGTCGCTGACGCCGCGCGAGGCGCTCCGCTACTCGCTCAAGGAGCTCAAGCGCCGGTTCGAGGACCTGCGCGAGACCCTGCAGTCGATCCCGTAG
- a CDS encoding CADD family putative folate metabolism protein, whose protein sequence is MPDAIAPIDRLLRERHLLRHPFYLAWSRGELSRATLKEYAGQYYHFESNFPRYVAAAYAKLTDPRQRRVLLGNLTDEEGRDPTHPELWLDFAQALGLSRHAAASATALAPTRALLRAYEQLTDAGSASALAALYAYESIFPAIAAEKSRGIRAFYGLDAPAAHEFFRVHTGADVEHSAAERRILRSEIAGRPEAARAALSSAGRAIGAWWRFLDGFPCH, encoded by the coding sequence GTGCCCGACGCGATCGCTCCCATCGACCGTCTGCTGCGCGAACGCCACCTGTTGCGCCATCCCTTCTATCTCGCCTGGTCCCGCGGCGAACTCTCGCGCGCGACGCTGAAGGAGTACGCGGGCCAGTACTACCACTTCGAATCGAACTTCCCCCGGTACGTGGCCGCGGCCTATGCGAAGCTCACCGACCCGCGCCAGCGCCGCGTTCTTCTTGGGAACCTCACCGACGAGGAGGGACGGGACCCGACGCACCCGGAGCTGTGGCTCGACTTCGCGCAAGCGCTCGGTCTCTCCCGCCACGCCGCCGCGAGCGCGACGGCCCTCGCGCCGACGCGCGCGCTGCTGCGGGCCTACGAGCAGCTGACCGACGCCGGGAGCGCGAGCGCGCTTGCGGCGCTCTATGCGTACGAGTCGATCTTCCCGGCGATCGCCGCCGAGAAGTCGCGCGGGATCCGTGCCTTCTACGGTCTCGACGCGCCCGCCGCACACGAGTTCTTCCGCGTGCACACCGGCGCCGACGTCGAGCATTCGGCGGCGGAGCGGAGGATCCTGCGTTCGGAGATCGCCGGCCGCCCGGAGGCCGCGCGCGCGGCGCTCTCGAGCGCGGGCCGCGCGATCGGTGCCTGGTGGCGGTTCCTCGACGGGTTCCCCTGCCACTAG
- a CDS encoding 30S ribosomal protein S4, with protein MGDPKFLRRTYDKPKHPWEAARMDEERKLLERYGLKNKRELWKAQSILRGFRGQARELQARLRTGEPQAQRETEQLLARLTRLGVLAAGTPTIDDVLALTTEDVLRRRLQTIVTGRGLAPTVTGARKWIVHGHFSIGDHRVTRPGYLVRLDEEGQIAYAGSSPFSDDDHPMRSALRERLAAKAAPPEAPPLAAEEGR; from the coding sequence ATGGGCGATCCCAAGTTCCTGCGCCGCACCTACGACAAGCCCAAGCACCCGTGGGAAGCGGCGCGCATGGACGAGGAGCGCAAGCTCCTCGAGCGCTACGGCCTGAAGAACAAGCGCGAGCTGTGGAAGGCCCAGTCGATCCTGCGGGGCTTCCGCGGTCAGGCGCGCGAACTGCAAGCGCGGCTGCGGACCGGCGAGCCGCAGGCGCAGCGGGAGACCGAGCAGCTCCTCGCCCGCCTCACCCGCCTCGGCGTGCTCGCCGCCGGCACGCCGACGATCGACGATGTCCTCGCCCTGACCACCGAGGATGTACTGCGCCGCCGCCTCCAGACGATCGTGACCGGCCGGGGGCTCGCGCCGACCGTCACCGGCGCGCGGAAGTGGATCGTGCACGGGCACTTCTCGATCGGCGACCACCGGGTCACCCGGCCCGGCTACCTCGTCCGGCTGGACGAGGAGGGCCAGATCGCCTACGCCGGTTCGAGCCCGTTCTCCGACGACGACCACCCGATGCGCTCCGCCCTGCGCGAGCGCCTCGCCGCGAAGGCGGCACCGCCCGAGGCTCCGCCCCTCGCGGCGGAGGAGGGACGCTAG
- a CDS encoding polyprenol monophosphomannose synthase: protein MASRPAVSVILPTYNEREALAQLYPRLAPIVAALGGEVTVVDDASPDGTAELARGLSGPPVPQVLERHGERGLASAVLAGIARTSGAVVVVMDADGSHPPEDVPALVAAVTSGGSEFALGSRWVAGGTAPGLTPLRRLVSWGARLLARPLSDVRDPMSGFFAVRRSVLDRAPLAPVGYKIALEVLVKCRPSPHLEVPITFRPRLAGHSKLGGRESANYLRHLARLYLWRLAAARRASSTR, encoded by the coding sequence GTGGCCAGCCGTCCGGCGGTATCGGTCATCCTGCCGACGTACAACGAGCGCGAGGCGCTCGCACAGCTGTACCCTCGCCTCGCCCCGATCGTGGCGGCCCTCGGCGGTGAGGTGACGGTCGTCGACGACGCGTCGCCCGACGGCACGGCGGAGCTCGCCCGGGGCCTCTCCGGTCCGCCCGTCCCCCAGGTCCTCGAACGGCACGGCGAGCGGGGCCTCGCTTCGGCGGTCCTCGCGGGGATCGCCCGGACGAGCGGCGCGGTCGTGGTCGTCATGGACGCGGACGGCAGCCACCCGCCCGAGGACGTCCCCGCCCTGGTGGCGGCGGTGACCAGCGGTGGCTCCGAGTTCGCCCTGGGGAGCCGGTGGGTGGCGGGGGGGACCGCTCCGGGACTGACCCCGCTGCGGCGCCTGGTCTCCTGGGGCGCGCGGCTGCTCGCGCGACCCCTGAGCGACGTGCGCGATCCCATGAGCGGCTTCTTTGCCGTCCGCCGCTCGGTGCTCGACCGCGCGCCGCTCGCCCCTGTCGGCTACAAGATCGCGCTGGAGGTCCTGGTCAAGTGCCGCCCGTCCCCCCACCTCGAGGTGCCGATCACGTTCCGGCCCCGCCTCGCCGGACACAGTAAGCTCGGCGGCCGCGAGTCCGCGAACTACCTCCGCCACCTGGCCCGGCTCTACCTGTGGCGGCTGGCGGCCGCGCGGCGGGCCTCGAGCACCCGGTAG
- a CDS encoding ribbon-helix-helix domain-containing protein — MTDTSERVTVRIPQELLEKLKQLQQTKGTPTISDTIREGLEQYIELHLPPQNVRKVVVELSRQDNSRLEEFVREGNSVSVDDAVRSAVREYIRGRLEQLGPPARTHRREGEPLTAEGSPPP; from the coding sequence ATGACCGACACGTCGGAGCGGGTGACGGTCCGGATCCCGCAGGAGCTGCTCGAGAAGCTCAAGCAGCTCCAGCAGACGAAGGGGACCCCGACGATCTCCGACACGATCCGCGAGGGGCTCGAGCAGTACATCGAGCTCCACCTCCCGCCGCAGAACGTTCGCAAGGTCGTGGTCGAGCTCTCGCGGCAGGACAACAGCCGCCTCGAGGAGTTCGTCCGGGAGGGCAACTCCGTGAGCGTCGACGATGCGGTCCGCTCCGCCGTGCGCGAGTACATCCGCGGCCGGCTCGAGCAGCTGGGCCCGCCCGCGCGGACCCACCGACGCGAAGGGGAGCCGCTGACCGCCGAAGGCTCCCCTCCGCCCTAG
- a CDS encoding GNAT family N-acetyltransferase — MSTAMSLGEDRASAIELALDALRSRGPPVEEALPFRSALEADVRAGTALGVLLKDGDRPVAIAIWDPPSALGAMVTIAHRRAGAQSAAGYRELYAAIAERAGPISFAPGGHAGLSDEAEAALMESLGFGRFGRSEMRFPPNAPTPPFSEPAPARLRSARTHDALALARMHVRAYTDHFDRYLFLTDLDPTVDASHDVAELLAGRWGEFLPWASPVAEEPDALVGAVLVVRAPYGALIADVMVDPAHRRRGLGRSLLVESIHRLRERGETSIVLNVTEGNGSAIRLYERLGFVRSLGPSHGWYSRKQIPVSPGRD; from the coding sequence ATGTCGACGGCGATGTCGCTCGGCGAGGACCGTGCGTCCGCGATCGAGCTCGCGCTCGACGCGCTGCGCTCGCGCGGTCCGCCCGTGGAGGAGGCGCTGCCGTTCCGCTCCGCGCTCGAGGCCGACGTGCGGGCGGGCACGGCCCTGGGCGTCCTGCTCAAGGACGGCGACCGTCCGGTCGCCATCGCCATCTGGGACCCGCCCTCCGCGCTCGGCGCGATGGTCACGATCGCGCATCGGAGGGCGGGAGCTCAGTCGGCCGCGGGCTACCGGGAGCTGTACGCGGCGATCGCCGAGCGCGCCGGGCCGATCTCCTTCGCGCCCGGCGGACACGCCGGACTCTCCGACGAGGCCGAGGCGGCGTTGATGGAGTCGCTCGGGTTCGGACGGTTCGGTCGTTCGGAGATGCGCTTTCCCCCGAACGCTCCGACCCCGCCGTTCTCCGAGCCCGCGCCCGCGCGCCTCCGCTCCGCCCGCACCCACGATGCGCTCGCCCTCGCCCGCATGCACGTGCGAGCGTACACCGACCACTTCGATCGCTACCTGTTCCTGACCGATCTCGATCCGACGGTGGATGCCTCCCACGACGTCGCAGAACTCCTCGCCGGGCGATGGGGAGAGTTCCTGCCCTGGGCGTCCCCGGTCGCGGAGGAACCGGACGCGCTCGTGGGGGCGGTGCTGGTCGTCCGCGCGCCGTACGGCGCGCTGATCGCGGATGTGATGGTCGATCCGGCCCATCGGCGGCGCGGTCTCGGGCGGTCGCTGCTGGTCGAGTCGATCCACCGCCTGCGCGAGCGCGGGGAGACGTCGATCGTCCTCAATGTCACCGAGGGCAACGGCAGCGCGATCCGGCTCTACGAGCGGCTCGGCTTCGTGCGGAGCCTCGGCCCGTCGCACGGCTGGTATTCCCGCAAACAGATCCCGGTCTCGCCGGGGCGCGACTGA
- a CDS encoding tRNA (pseudouridine(54)-N(1))-methyltransferase TrmY, with protein MRRFLLLAHRVPVSGRFSLNDLAGGAGRMDEIARAVSTAFTLSNDLRRDTEVTVLFVAEPPPAARRIDLVGARLRYLNPDERSTAALLKNALSRSSGVDRTLEASPGLTVGPVAPDPALREFLERPGAVWLTEAGEPIERWDPGAGDVGALLSDPYDPSELEASIARASGVPRLSVGPRSLRASQVIDLVHGELDRRAPARPAPPRP; from the coding sequence GTGCGGCGGTTCCTGCTGCTCGCCCACCGGGTCCCCGTTTCGGGGCGGTTCAGCCTGAACGACCTGGCCGGCGGCGCGGGGCGGATGGACGAGATCGCCCGGGCGGTGTCGACCGCCTTCACGCTCTCGAACGATCTCCGACGGGACACCGAGGTCACGGTGCTCTTCGTGGCCGAGCCCCCGCCGGCCGCGCGGCGGATCGACCTGGTGGGCGCGCGCCTGCGCTACCTCAATCCGGACGAGCGGTCGACCGCGGCCCTGTTGAAGAACGCGCTCAGCCGCTCGAGCGGCGTCGACCGGACCCTCGAGGCGTCGCCGGGTCTGACGGTGGGGCCGGTCGCGCCGGATCCGGCGCTGCGGGAGTTCCTCGAGCGGCCGGGCGCCGTGTGGCTGACCGAGGCGGGCGAGCCGATCGAACGATGGGACCCGGGAGCCGGGGACGTGGGTGCCCTCCTCTCCGACCCGTACGATCCCTCCGAGCTCGAGGCATCGATCGCCCGGGCGAGCGGGGTCCCCCGGCTCTCGGTCGGGCCCCGTTCGCTCCGCGCCTCCCAGGTGATCGACCTTGTCCACGGCGAGCTCGACCGGCGCGCGCCGGCGCGTCCCGCGCCGCCTCGCCCCTAG